DNA from Chitinophaga pendula:
TCTCTAGGTTTATCTATCAGCAGGGCGGTCCTGATGTTGATAGCATGTGGGTGGGGGCCGTAGCGGCGTTTTGCCCAGCCGCTGATGGGGCAGTTGCCAGAGAGGCCTCTGTAAACCATATAACCGCCCAATGCGAGTTTGAACAGGCTGCGGAGCGGTTTGCGATCCACCTGGCGGATGGCCTTGTTGATGACCAGCGCACCTGCCAGGAGGGAGGCGATACGTCCTTCTTTACTCACATTAATGATGGTGGAGCTATCATACAATGCACCTGCTGAGGGCTGAGGCCGACCATTGGAATGATGAATGTAGTTGTTCATATTACTTGCCTTTTCCAGATATAGCTGCCAAAACCTTGCTGATAATTTTGGAGGGCTACATTGTTGTGGTTACCATTTGATTATCAATAAATAAGGATGTCGGTGAAGCCAGCTTTCATTGTGGAAAGTGCGTATAAAATTGCCCATCTGTTGCAGCTGATTGTCAGTTATTTGGAATTTGGCCGGCGGCTTTTTAAATTAACGTGTTCAAAAAAGCATCTTATGAAAAAACTGATCGCAGCTGGTTTATTATTCCTGAGTTTTACCGGCATGGCGCAAAAGCAGGTTACTCCTGTAAAGTGGACGCCGTTATTCAACCGGAAAGACCTGAAGGATTGGGATATCAAGATCACGGGTCATGATCTGAATGATAATAATGGTAATACTTTCCGGGTAGAAGACGGGTTGCTGAAAGTGCGTTATGATCAGTATACTAATTTTAACGAGCAGTATGGTCATATCTTTCACAAGCGAAAGTTTGGTTATTACCTGCTGGCGATGGAATACCGGTTTGTGGGTAACCAGGTGGCGGGTGGCCCGGGATGGGCTTATCGCAACAGTGGCGCGATGATACATAGTCAGCCGGCGGCCACGATGGGTAAGGACCAGGATTTTCCGATCTCTATAGAGGTGCAGTTGTTGGGAGGTGACGGCGAGCATCCGCGTAATAACGCCAACCTATGTACGCCAGGTACGAATGTGGTGATGAATGGTAAGCTGATCACCGGTCATTGTGTTACTTCTACGTCGAAGACGTATCATGGTGATCAGTGGGTGCGGGTAGAGGTGCTGGTATTAGGCGACCAGGTGGTAAAACATATTATCAACGGGGATACGGTGCTGACGTATGAGCAGCCACAGATAGGCGGTGGTAATGTGATGCATTACGATCCTGCTATCAAAAAGGACGGGCAGTTGCTGAAGGAAGGATATATAGCTTTGCAGAGTGAGAGTCATCCGATAGATTACCGGAAGGTGGAGATCGTGGATCTGTCGCCTTATGCGGGTGATGCTAAGCAGTTGGCGCAGGTGGTGAAGCAGTTGCAGGCATCGGGCCGTAAGCGGTTGGGTAAGACCGCTGGTGTTAAGGGAAAGTAAGTACCCTTGTATATACACAATAAAAGCCCACGCATTGAGCGTGGGCTTTTTGCATTATGCAATATGTTGAGGCAACACGCTTGCTGGAATATCTGCCGGTAGAACGACGGCATGCGGCGGGCGTGGTGGCCTTGGTGGACGAGGAGGTCTCCGGGGCGGTACGCAACTGTCAAAAGCCCAGAGGGCCAGCACCAATGTAATGATCGGGACTATCTTTTTCATGAGCATGCGTTTTTTCCGGAAGGTAAAACAAGTAGCATGCCAGTTGCGCTTTATCGCAACATCAGGCGTCCAATATATTTTACCGGGGCGCTGCCATAGCTGAGGAATTTTTCGTTGAAAGTCTTCAGCTGGTATTTATCGCCCATTTTTTGTTTGTAGGCGGTACGCAGGTCGATGATCTCTTTGTAGCCGGTGTAGTAGCTGGTGAGCTGTACGCTGGTA
Protein-coding regions in this window:
- a CDS encoding 3-keto-disaccharide hydrolase, with translation MKKLIAAGLLFLSFTGMAQKQVTPVKWTPLFNRKDLKDWDIKITGHDLNDNNGNTFRVEDGLLKVRYDQYTNFNEQYGHIFHKRKFGYYLLAMEYRFVGNQVAGGPGWAYRNSGAMIHSQPAATMGKDQDFPISIEVQLLGGDGEHPRNNANLCTPGTNVVMNGKLITGHCVTSTSKTYHGDQWVRVEVLVLGDQVVKHIINGDTVLTYEQPQIGGGNVMHYDPAIKKDGQLLKEGYIALQSESHPIDYRKVEIVDLSPYAGDAKQLAQVVKQLQASGRKRLGKTAGVKGK